The following coding sequences lie in one Cannabis sativa cultivar Pink pepper isolate KNU-18-1 chromosome 5, ASM2916894v1, whole genome shotgun sequence genomic window:
- the LOC115713673 gene encoding uncharacterized protein LOC115713673, protein MAATDEFSGSASNDINKPFRFEGLHFKRWKQKMLFYLTMKKVAFVLNFATKPVVSEASTDKDKEAEREKQQKDLDSWVENDFLCKNFILNGLSDDLYDYYNSDKSANEIWDALQKKYDTEEAGTKKYAVSRYLKYQMVDDKPVEAQSHELQKIAHEIISEGMTLDEQFQVAVLIDKLPPSWKDFKSTLRHKTKEFSLESLITRLRIEEEARKQDQKDEVLVVSNNNTKKSTPAVLKPNGKNFKNQNRNSNSNSNRNNPPRNNNQSWNHNRNQHGRRPPPHKRNDPARFCVTTVTSRSYGTKVSEQA, encoded by the coding sequence ATGGCTGCTACCGATGAATTTTCTGGTTCTGCTTCTAACGATATTAACAAGCCTTTCCGTTTTGAGGGATTACATTTTAAGCGATGGAAACAGAAGATGTTGTTCTACCTGACGATGAAGAAAGTTGCTTTCGTTCTCAACTTTGCTACGAAGCCAGTCGTCTCTGAAGCTTCTACCGACAAGGACAAAGAGGCTGAACGCGAGAAGCAACAAAAGGATTTGGACTCCTGGGTCGAAAATGACTTCCTCTGTAAGAATTTTATTCTTAACGGTTTATCTGACGATCTGTATGACTATTATAATTCAGATAAATCAGCAAACGAAATATGGGATGCTCTGCAAAAGAAATACGATACTGAAGAAGCTGGAACTAAAAAGTATGCTGTCAGTCGCTACCTCAAGTATCAAATGGTGGACGACAAACCTGTGGAAGCCCAATCTCACGAACTTCAGAAAATTGCACATGAGATCATCTCAGAAGGTATGACTTTAGATGAACAGTTTCAAGTTGCTGTATTAATTGATAAGTTACCCCCTTCCTGGAAGGATTTCAAAAGTACTCTCAGGCATAAGACTAAGGAATTTTCCTTAGAAAGTTTGATCACCCGCCTTCGTATAGAGGAGGAAGCAAGAAAACAAGACCAGAAAGATGAAGTGCTTGTTGTTTCAAACAACAACACTAAGAAATCCACACCAGCGGTTCTGAAGCCTAATGGCAAAAATTTTAAGAATCAGAACCGCAACTCGAATTCTAATTCTAACCGCAACAACCCTCCTCGTAACAATAATCAGAGTTGGAACCATAATAGGAACCAACATGGAAGGCGACCACCTCCACATAAACGTAATGACCCCGCACGCTTTTGTGTTACAACCGTAACAAGCCGGTCATATGGCACGAAAGTGTCGGAACAAGCCTAG
- the LOC115717316 gene encoding uncharacterized protein LOC115717316, producing MYVQAVPPTDLNRNTEWFTYPGVWTTYILILFFSWLTVLSIFGCSSGMAWTIVHLAHFLVTYHFFHWKKGTPFADDQGIYNGLTWWEQIDSGKQLTRNRKFLTVVPVVLYLIASHTTDYEHPMLFFNTLAVFVLVVAKFPNMHKVRIFGINADH from the exons atgTACGTACAGGCAGTGCCACCCACGGATCTGAATCGGAACACGGAGTGGTTCACGTACCCTGGGGTTTGGACCACTTACATTCTAATCCTTTTCTTCTCATGGCTCACCGTTCTATCTATTTTCGGTTGCTCCTCCGGCATGGCCTGGACCATCGTCCACCTCGCCCATTTCCTC gTTACCTACCACTTCTTTCATTGGAAAAAGGGGACCCCATTTGCTGATGATCAAGGTATTTACAATGGATTGACTTGGTGGGAACAGATTGACAGTGGCAAACAACTCACACGAAACAGAAAGTTTCTAACTGTTGTTCCTGTTGTGCT GTACTTGATAGCCTCTCACACGACAGATTACGAACACCCTATGCTGTTCTTCAATACACTGGCGGTTTTCGTGTTGGTGGTGGCCAAGTTCCCAAACATGCACAAAGTTAGAATATTCGGTATCAATGCTGATCATTAA
- the LOC115717109 gene encoding BTB/POZ domain-containing protein At3g05675: MENASIIAKPCKLGELGRKNDTIICLKNKEAKPEWFYSHSSILANRSKYFAHQLSLPNTGNLIELQCSEFNYDHHIKLLKLLYLPSHLILDSLNSVASAVGVLELAVSFQCEEIIQCCIQYLEAVPWEDKEEEQILKSVSKLGPVAMPILARIEPVDFTATKNVFVSAVRFAMSINQPCPPFGDELKTSAQEQVEYMLGEDEELPLVTADDEVRSVVIEGLSKLCKSFEDELSSLISDPNLVFETAEEKLLHSLSDLEWMCNILPKMDLMKDFVSNWTEISANVLGVVEDQKLDFLMWGLKIKLIEITAKVLDAVGYGNVILPSPYRAMLLNTWLPYIRKIKPILDSKGNEETGFPYKMDDELCQSIEGAIVSLVLSLPSNDQADIFADWMKADQIRYPDLSEAFEVWCFRTKSAKRRLEGLNKVDNATISL; this comes from the coding sequence ATGGAAAATGCTTCAATTATAGCTAAGCCTTGTAAACTTGGGGAACTAGGAAGAAAAAATGATACAATTATATGTTTGAAGAACAAAGAAGCAAAACCAGAATGGTTCTATTCTCATTCTTCTATTCttgcaaatagaagtaaatactTTGCTCATCAGTTATCTCTTCCAAACACTGGTAATCTTATTGAACTTCAATGCTCTGAATTCAACTATGATCACCATATCAAACTTTTGAAGTTGTTATATCTCCCATCACATTTGATTTTGGATTCGTTGAACTCGGTTGCATCAGCTGTTGGTGTTCTTGAATTAGCTGTTTCTTTTCAATGTGAAGAGATTATACAGTGTTGCATTCAGTACTTGGAGGCAGTTCCTTGGGAAGACAAAGAAGAAGAGCAGATTTTAAAATCGGTTTCAAAGTTGGGGCCAGTAGCTATGCCTATATTAGCAAGGATTGAGCCTGTGGATTTTACTGCTACAAAAAATGTTTTCGTGTCAGCTGTTCGGTTTGCCATGTCTATTAATCAACCTTGTCCTCCTTTCGGTGATGAGCTTAAAACCTCTGCTCAAGAACAAGTTGAGTACATGCTCGGTGAAGATGAGGAATTACCATTGGTTACTGCAGATGATGAAGTGAGATCAGTTGTAATAGAGGGTCTTTCGAAGTTATGTAAATCGTTTGAAGATGAATTGAGTTCCTTGATTTCGGATCCTAATCTTGTATTTGAAACAGCAGAGGAAAAATTGTTGCATTCTTTATCTGATCTTGAATGGATGTGCAACATACTTCCTAAGATGGATTTAATGAAAGATTTTGTTTCGAATTGGACTGAAATCTCTGCTAATGTGTTAGGCGTTGTTGAAGATCAGAAACTTGATTTTCTTATGTGGGGTTTGAAAATTAAGCTCATAGAAATTACTGCTAAAGTTTTGGATGCAGTTGGTTATGGGAATGTGATTCTTCCTTCGCCATACCGAGCCATGTTACTAAACACATGGCTCCCTTATATAAGGAAAATCAAACCTATTTTGGATTCGAAAGGGAATGAAGAGACTGGTTTTCCTTACAAGATGGACGACGAATTATGTCAAAGCATTGAAGGCGCGATTGTTTCATTGGTACTGTCACTACCGTCGAATGATCAAGCTGATATTTTTGCAGATTGGATGAAAGCTGATCAAATTCGGTATCCCGATTTGAGTGAAGCTTTTGAGGTTTGGTGTTTCAGAACCAAATCTGCAAAAAGAAGATTGGAGGGTCTAAACAAAGTTGATAATGCTACAATAAGCCTTTGA
- the LOC115715666 gene encoding dof zinc finger protein DOF4.6 — MDTAHWPQEIVVKPIEEIITNSCPKPHTNNIQASSSLSQGGKINNNNNNIINNNNNNTNLVDMRSSSISKTSMMKPSSQNKDHHQQALNCPRCNSTNTKFCYYNNYSLTQPRYFCKTCRRYWTEGGSLRSIPVGGGSRKNKRSSPSSSSSSSKIIINSRLPDLVHNQLGQAHQAHQAQAQTQAHDLNLGFYPPIINDQKINHIISNPSSNTSPTSTTTTTTTTNTSDHFSALELLTGLTSRGFNSFFPIPDFKPSLNFSLDGLGPNTTSATTTTTNTASAYGSLPSVHENNNSGSGRLLFPFEDLKQVSSQNNNNNNSGIIDQNNNIIKENGDSTGYWTGMLGGGW, encoded by the exons ATGGATACAGCTCACTGGCCACAg GAAATTGTGGTGAAGCCAATAGAAGAAATAATCACAAACTCATGCCCAAAGCCTCATACCAATAATATTCAAGCTTCATCATCATTATCACAAGGTGGtaagattaataataataataataatataattaataataataataataatactaatttgGTGGATATGAGATCATCATCAATATCAAAAACAAGCATGATGAAGCCATCATCACAAAATAAAGATCATCATCAACAAGCCCTAAATTGCCCAAGGTGCAATTCAACCAACACAAAATTTTGTTACTACAACAACTACAGCTTAACTCAACCAAGGTACTTTTGCAAGACATGTAGAAGGTATTGGACTGAAGGTGGGTCCCTCAGAAGCATTCCAGTGGGTGGTGGTTCAAGGAAGAACAAAAGATCATCACCAtcctcatcttcatcatcatcaaaaattatcatcaatTCTAGGCTTCCTGATCTAGTTCATAATCAATTGGGCCAGGCCCATCAGGCCCatcaagcccaagcccaaaccCAAGCCCATGATCTAAACCTTGGTTTTTACCCACCCATTATTAATGACCAAAAAATTAACCATATTATTTCTAATCCTTCTTCTAATACTTCTCCTACTAGTACCaccactactactactactactaataCAAGTGATCATTTCTCAGCTTTAGAGCTTCTCACTGGGCTTACTTCAAGAGGGTTCAATAGCTTTTTTCCAATTCCTGATTTTAAGCCCAGTCTCAATTTTTCACTTGATGGGCTTGGGCCCAATACCACTAgtgctactactactactactaataCAGCATCAGCCTATGGGAGCTTGCCAAGTgtccatgaaaataataatagtggTAGTGGAAGGCTTCTTTTCCCTTTTGAAGATTTGAAGCAAGTTTCttcacaaaataataataataataattctggAATTAttgatcaaaataataatattattaaggaGAATGGTGACTCAACTGGGTATTGGACTGGAATGTTAGGTGGAgggtggtaa